TCATAAACAGAAtgcatttagcagcagttagttaCCCTGGCGATATGCTGCCCCATGTTTGTTTGGAGTTAAGTTCAACAGGTGACCAATTCTTATATAGTGCACTTTTAAGGTATTAGTGTCATGGCTCAGGTTTCATATTTGGTTCAACGTTTCCGCTGTTGCTCCCACAGAGACAGCCTGAGTCCAACTCAGGATTTTACTGAAACCACTGGTGAGGAATCAGAAGATCAGCAACCACACTCTGACCATGGTGATTCAAACCACAGGAGCAGCTTTGACATGCTAAGCCCTGCCTTTGCTGAAGCAAGACCTCCAAGTCCTTCTTCCTTCTCAGAGTTTGAAGTCACTCGTTCCACACACAGTCCGGCATCATCCGGTCCTGCCAACGGGGTGGCTAGTGCCAGTTCACCAAGGGCACAACCAGAGGACTCGGCTGTAGATTTGTCACAAGACATGACAGCTGGCGGTCTTGACATCATTAGAAGAGCTCTGCTCAGATCAAGCAGGGCAAGAAGAGAAGTAAAAGTAGGTAATGGTTGTTCCGCCCCAACTAAACAGtcagaggagaaacagacagagcaCCACACTCAGGAGAGTTCCAGAGCTTCTCAGAACAATATGATGCAAAAGGAAGAGAGTGCGCCTAACAAAGAGACAGGTCTGCTGGGCTATGATGCTCAGTGGTGCTGGGTGGAGTCACAGGACGATGTGACGTTCGTGTGAACTTATAAGCACAGTTTAAATGTACGATCTCTGGTTTGATGATATTCCCCTCAACAGTTAACTGCCAGATATGCAGTGAGATTTAAAATGCACTTTGACACTCACTGTTTGAATGAATGATGCTCAGAGATGAACTTGTCACTCAGTGACTATGTCAAGTGCTTTACGATAGGATGTATGCTGTTggatcttattttttttctatttgccTGTGTATTTTGGGGAATTCCAAAAGAAAGTCGAcctaaaacttgtttttttttttttatcaaatataaAAGTATTCACAAATAAGAAGGAGctgattaaaatgaaatttGTCAAATTATGATGTCCTTGTCTGATGAATGTTTTACACAATTGGGGACTTTTAGAGATATTAACAATGAACGAgaagttttaattttttattttaagtaaGTGGGCCTGCcttgttttcatgtatttgcaCTTAACTTTGATTGTCTTATTGTATTCATAAAACAAGACTGGCAGTCAATCGTTTCTTGTACTTATTTCTCACATTGTCCTGTCTCCTTGAAATCTTTCACAATTGTGGATATAATGCAACAATAAGCCTCTGAGGATTATAACTATGATTCCATTGTTTAAAAGGGCCGAAGTCCTCCTGATGTGGGTTATTTTTGTCGCAGTGAATCATATAAAGCTACTCTGCTGGTGacccaaaataaatgtatcaacCTGAAATTGAACATGATATGTATGCATTTCAGCAGCCTCATGTTACAGTGGGTAtgtgttgtcttcattgtttcGTTTTTTAAGCTTTTACGTGTCAACATcaaattcaaacacacaagATGTGGTTGTTTAtgtcattttaatgatatttgaTCATTATGTCTTTTAGAAGGACATGAATTATACAAGACATGCAAGTTCGTTATTAAAAGGTCGTTCATGCGTGCGATGGCAGTCTTTCCGACAGACCGCAAACGGCCCACCCAACGGCTCTCGTGACGTCACGTATTTACATGGAAATCCGGAAGTGCTGTGCAGGTAAAATGTTGTCCCGTTAGCAAGTCGGTCTGTGTGACATTACAGGTGGACCAAGGACGATGTAATGGTTCAGACACCCGCGGAGGAAACATGGAATTTGGTTTTCTACGTGGTCTCCTGTTCGTCTTCCTGGCGTCGTTGACATTAGGAGACggcaagtgtttgtttttttaagctaaAGTGACGAATTCCGGAGAGAAGCTGGAGTTAGCATGTTTGCTAACTACCTCGACTTGTTAGTTTACCGGAAGGAGAGAGACCTTTTGACAGTTTGCGCTCTGTACAGTTGTCTCTAACACTCGCAGGCACATTGTTAAAGGCATGTTTTGTGAGCCCTATCATTATTACTAGGGTGacaacatgtaaatatataatatttgtcTCACAACTATACTGCTAATCTGGTTATTTATATTAAAGTGTGTCAATAGACCCTCCTCTTTCCTTTAGTTTCTGTTTTACCTGTATCGCCTCCTAAAACACTATGTAATATTAGATTTGTACCAAACTAAACTAAATCGAAAAAGTCATGTAAAGATGTAAATCATTTCTATTACATTAACATTCAGAGACACAAAAGTTTAGATAAAATAAATGGCATGCTACGTTAATAATTGCCTGTCCACACTAGTGTAATGGTAATCCTAGATGCACAAGACATTGGCAGTAAGTTTTGTTGACTCTTGAGTCTAACTTCACTACACTCagaagaaaaactgtttgtgcaCTTTCCTAATGAAGTGTTTGGCCctacagatggacagatgacGTTTGTGTCAGAGCTTTCTTCCAAACCAGCTCAGAAGTTGTCAAAGTACGGCTGGTACGGCAACGTGAGGCTGCAGAGGTTTCACATACCGGAGGAGACTGCCATCGCTCGCTGGCTCTTCACTGTCACCAAGGGCCACAACTTCCACTGTGGACAGCGCAATGTCACCATGTATGATATGTTCTTAACACATCCCTCATCCCTGCTATTCATTTAAGTCTCTCTGCTCAATTCCTGCCGCTGCTTGTTCCTCTCAAGCTCACgccctctctctgttttgtagCCATATTCGATGGGGTGCCCCTCCAGTCATAAACCCTACAGGATCAAAGTTTCCCAATCACACACTCTGGAgcccctgtctgtctctgatccTGCCGGTGACTTCGCACAGCTCCACGACCTTTAACCTCTCCAATCCAGCTCCTGGTGATTGGTACGTTGCAGCCCACTTGCCTCAGGATGACGGGCGCATAGAGCAGAAGGTTTGTCTCCAGCTGTATACAGTACCTGCTGGTCTTTAttactgttgttgctgttgtgagTCCTCACTTTCTAAGATGTTTTCATTGGTTCCATATGTGCACAAACTCTGTGCTAATTGAAAACCAgcaattttaaagttttattacCCTGAATATGTTATTACTTAAAATTGAATGAGAGTTTTGTCTTGCCTTAGTAAAGTGTCGGTATTCATATCAGAGCTCGACTTACAAATTTCCCTTTAACTCTAACCAGTTCCACTGGAGCAGTGGGTATGTGGATTGTGTGTTTTGCAAGGTAGCTAAACTGCATTCTTCTGTATTGTTGTTATTGGCTTGTGTTCCTGTTGCAAAATGAGTTGGTAATGAAGCCTTGTTGAGTGGCTACTTAAAAACTTCCTGCTACTATAAACAAGGTGACACAGTATGAAGTTGTGCTGTCCTCTgatgacagtttgtgttttcagcttctccAGTCCTTAAAGTCAATAAATTAAGATTTCCcttctgatcaaaatgtcttccccaaaactacccAGGGCACCTTACATTGCAACACATTGCATTATAATTTGAAGAGTAATTATACACCTACATCTCTTTGTATatacaaaataacatttctgtctttatctGTTAGGGCTTTCCGTCCTGCTCGTACTTCTTTCAgcctcagctgtcagtcaggaGAGCGGTGGACACTCCCACCTTACAGCAGGGCACCTTCCTCCAACAAACTGCAGCATCCGACCGACCTGCACGCCTTAAGTAAGAAGtgtctgatttattttctctcatctCATCCTTTGtgctatattattattattattattattattattattattaacttactgtatttaaagcagcattatgtagaAATCAGCATTCTGTGCAAGTTGGCACCCTCCAGATTTCtgaatacaaatcccaggtctgtaacaatttatCAGACGTAATGTAGGTTGCAAACATAATAACATAACATTATAACAATGTTATATGTTGAAAAcgtgtatgttgaagtaaacatgtatttaaCACTGTGATCCCTCCCCTCTCACTAAAGtcacacagtgcagaaacaagtgatgggagggcagagtggctgagacagagatgccattcaccctgttacaagacactgtagcatcaacatgattttgaagctgttattttaaggtggAAAAGTCACATAATGGTTCTTTAAGTACACTAACTTAgacatatttttgtttgtctcagGTTGTATGTTCCAGAGtttgcttcctctctctccgtctctgtggCTGACTGTTCTTCAGGGGAGGGGTCAGACAGTGGAAACTGTTCACTGATCCTCAGGCTTGGCTCTTCCTCTCTGCACCGCGGCCCGTTAACAGTGAACTGCTCAGGGATTGGCtgctctgcagctctttctaACCCACCTTGGGACACATGGTTACGGGTTGTTGTGGAGAGCAGCCAAGACAACCGTACCGTGACCTTCAGTATCGTCTCAAActacacaggtgaacacagaaacacccacacacacctttgACACGTTTCACACACTCTCTGTTTTAATCctacaactgtgtgtgtgtgtgtgtgtgtgtgtgtgtgtgtgtgtgtgtgttaatgtctgCCACAGTGGGATGTAAACCAAAAAGTGTCGGCCTCAAAGCAGACGACGACATGAACAAGCTGCGTGgcaacagcagctacagcaacTCAACATCAGCGGGGAACGGCTCCGTGGTTACAGACACAGTCGCCTTTAGCAACCAATCAGCATCAACACCGCTACCGGCGTCGGCGTGTGTGTGGAGCATCCCAGTGCTGTACGAGGAGGTGGATGTACTGTCGCTACGATTCACTGCCGTCAATGGGCCCAACATcagtgttacacacacacacccaacacTGCTCACCTACCCCCTCCACACACAGGCCACTGGTGGTACACTCAACCTGCAGCTCACACTCAACACTGTGAGTAACACTGAATTAACTTAACACAGTATGACAAAGCATGTTAAAATTGAGAGGTGCGTGATTTTGCTGTTTTATATtaataggtgtgtgtgtgtgtgtgtgtgtgtgtgtgtgtgtgtgtgtgtgtgtgtgtagactaATGTAACCCTGGGGAACAGCAGCAGTGTGGTGGCCTGCCTCTCTCCCTGGGCTCCAGTCCTCCAACTCAACCACTCTCAACCCTGTCGCACAGGTAGCAAAACTCACTGGAATGatttattcacattcacatGATGCTTTAAACACCTCCTGTAGCTTCATTAATCAGACAACATCAAGATAGTACATGTGGAAATACTGTAGAAATAATATTAAATGCCGTATTACAAATGTCTGAGTAAACAAGACAGGTTATG
The sequence above is drawn from the Sparus aurata chromosome 21, fSpaAur1.1, whole genome shotgun sequence genome and encodes:
- the LOC115572525 gene encoding leucine rich adaptor protein 1-like isoform X2; this translates as MEEELLNDSLPCLKELENKVGRKTPESLLVWMRDAADCEDGWRSDAVDRGDRSSAAGDSFSDKISNLKQEMRWLRCADVRILRQLVAVHEGIEAMRWLMEERDTFLSRGSSLTGSLSSLATVEEHGASMSPCRDSLSPTQDFTETTGEESEDQQPHSDHGDSNHRSSFDMLSPAFAEARPPSPSSFSEFEVTRSTHSPASSGPANGVASASSPRAQPEDSAVDLSQDMTAGGLDIIRRALLRSSRARREVKVGNGCSAPTKQSEEKQTEHHTQESSRASQNNMMQKEESAPNKETGLLGYDAQWCWVESQDDVTFV
- the LOC115572525 gene encoding leucine rich adaptor protein 1-like isoform X1 gives rise to the protein MFSSAMSKSLSAIVGKLHLLISKCNDRHCHLSLSHTPQLASPSFTSSHLAHSDQIPLLVLCHSVCSLFSFCSSSASCIVVVKASQRWLRCADVRILRQLVAVHEGIEAMRWLMEERDTFLSRGSSLTGSLSSLATVEEHGASMSPCRDSLSPTQDFTETTGEESEDQQPHSDHGDSNHRSSFDMLSPAFAEARPPSPSSFSEFEVTRSTHSPASSGPANGVASASSPRAQPEDSAVDLSQDMTAGGLDIIRRALLRSSRARREVKVGNGCSAPTKQSEEKQTEHHTQESSRASQNNMMQKEESAPNKETGLLGYDAQWCWVESQDDVTFV
- the LOC115572525 gene encoding leucine rich adaptor protein 1-like isoform X3: MFSSAMSKSLSAIVGKLHLLISKCNDRHCHLSLSHTPQLASPSFTSSHLAHSDQIPLLVLCHSRWLRCADVRILRQLVAVHEGIEAMRWLMEERDTFLSRGSSLTGSLSSLATVEEHGASMSPCRDSLSPTQDFTETTGEESEDQQPHSDHGDSNHRSSFDMLSPAFAEARPPSPSSFSEFEVTRSTHSPASSGPANGVASASSPRAQPEDSAVDLSQDMTAGGLDIIRRALLRSSRARREVKVGNGCSAPTKQSEEKQTEHHTQESSRASQNNMMQKEESAPNKETGLLGYDAQWCWVESQDDVTFV
- the pgap6 gene encoding post-GPI attachment to proteins factor 6, with the protein product MEFGFLRGLLFVFLASLTLGDDGQMTFVSELSSKPAQKLSKYGWYGNVRLQRFHIPEETAIARWLFTVTKGHNFHCGQRNVTIHIRWGAPPVINPTGSKFPNHTLWSPCLSLILPVTSHSSTTFNLSNPAPGDWYVAAHLPQDDGRIEQKGFPSCSYFFQPQLSVRRAVDTPTLQQGTFLQQTAASDRPARLKLYVPEFASSLSVSVADCSSGEGSDSGNCSLILRLGSSSLHRGPLTVNCSGIGCSAALSNPPWDTWLRVVVESSQDNRTVTFSIVSNYTVGCKPKSVGLKADDDMNKLRGNSSYSNSTSAGNGSVVTDTVAFSNQSASTPLPASACVWSIPVLYEEVDVLSLRFTAVNGPNISVTHTHPTLLTYPLHTQATGGTLNLQLTLNTTNVTLGNSSSVVACLSPWAPVLQLNHSQPCRTALFGGYGARVNASVPKAVVRLPFPQSTTWYLTLQLTCNSSDCGNTSLVSVVPEVFLSACVEDCGTYGECRLLRSYSYLYAACVCKAGWNGWGCTDDSTAQSYRRQLTATLLLTLSNLAFLPAIAVAVTRFYITEASVYLFTMFFSTFYHACDQPGVAVMCIMDYDTLQYCDFLGSVCSIWVTILCMARIRDTFKYTVFMLGALLIAMSMQLDRKGLWNLLGPVLCALLFMVTAWVYRGVRRRHCYPPSWKRWVFYLIPGALCALIGVCLYIFAGTEENYYYTHSLWHILVAVCVVFLLPPEEKNREAWGWSRGWSWSWRPRVCGYTLCQSSKDELYAVT